A portion of the Bacteroidales bacterium genome contains these proteins:
- a CDS encoding response regulator: MARTILIVDDSESIREVVSFTLENEGYNVLVAVDGKDALKYLDGKSIDLIITDLHMPEMDGIELIKEVRKMPTYQRIPILFLTTESQTSRKMEAKDAGATGWIIKPFVPAKLIAALNKVIR, from the coding sequence ATGGCCAGAACAATCCTAATAGTTGATGACTCAGAAAGCATTCGTGAAGTTGTCAGTTTTACACTTGAAAACGAAGGTTATAATGTACTAGTAGCAGTTGATGGCAAAGATGCTCTAAAGTACCTTGATGGTAAATCTATTGATCTTATAATAACAGATTTACATATGCCAGAAATGGATGGTATAGAACTTATTAAGGAGGTTAGGAAGATGCCTACATACCAGCGTATTCCAATACTATTTCTCACTACCGAATCACAAACATCTCGTAAAATGGAAGCAAAGGATGCCGGAGCAACTGGTTGGATAATTAAACCATTTGTTCCCGCTAAACTAATAGCAGCATTAAACAAGGTAATTAGATAA